One genomic segment of Bacteroides caccae includes these proteins:
- the lepB gene encoding signal peptidase I, with product MKRIKFQTLAKLGTCMLLILLLVKVFIGEWVYIPSDSMFPTISAKSLVWNSKITYGALMPQRIVETPVLNLLCLIPAVAKADKKTNWGYHRVWGYSSPQRMDVVIFKWDENETQLYVKRIIGMPKDTIQLKDGIVYINNKAIEEKGKRIASHDNFGPIIIKEDCYFVMGDFRYNSLDSRQRGLVPLHCISGKAIHKLWNRNSDLSLFEAIE from the coding sequence ATGAAACGTATCAAATTTCAGACGTTAGCCAAACTGGGGACTTGTATGTTACTTATATTGCTTTTGGTTAAGGTATTCATTGGCGAATGGGTATATATTCCGTCTGATAGTATGTTTCCTACGATAAGTGCAAAAAGTCTGGTCTGGAACTCGAAAATTACATACGGGGCTTTAATGCCTCAGCGAATTGTAGAAACACCTGTACTCAATTTACTCTGTCTGATACCAGCCGTAGCCAAAGCTGATAAAAAAACAAATTGGGGGTATCATCGTGTGTGGGGATACTCTTCTCCGCAGCGTATGGACGTTGTTATATTCAAGTGGGATGAAAATGAAACGCAGTTATACGTTAAACGAATTATAGGGATGCCGAAAGACACAATACAGCTTAAAGATGGGATCGTATATATTAATAATAAGGCTATTGAGGAAAAAGGTAAACGAATTGCTTCTCATGATAATTTTGGTCCTATCATTATAAAAGAGGATTGTTATTTCGTCATGGGAGATTTCAGGTATAATTCTTTAGATAGCCGGCAAAGAGGACTTGTTCCGCTTCATTGCATATCAGGAAAAGCAATTCATAAGTTATGGAATCGAAATAGTGACTTATCTTTATTTGAAGCGATTGAATAG
- a CDS encoding glycosyltransferase family 2 protein: MKSTDIEYSIILPCLNEEKTLGICIRKIHQFFSNTGLTYEIIVADNGSTDNSALVAKNNRADVIQVSQKGYGSALRHGIEHCNGKYIIMGDADDSYNFLELSLFIERLQAGYDMVMGNRFAGGITKGAMPWLHRYVGNPFLSSLGRFLFKNNIGDFHCGLRAFTKKCYNIINPQCNGMEFASELVALASIHQMRICEIPVILYPDGRKRRPHLRSWRDGFRHMVLLYSLYLLRN, translated from the coding sequence ATGAAAAGCACAGACATTGAATATTCTATCATTTTGCCTTGCCTCAATGAAGAAAAGACATTAGGCATATGTATCCGGAAAATCCATCAATTTTTTTCAAACACCGGATTAACTTATGAAATTATAGTCGCCGATAACGGTAGTACAGACAATTCCGCTCTCGTTGCTAAGAATAATCGGGCGGATGTGATACAGGTAAGTCAGAAAGGATATGGCAGTGCTTTGAGACATGGCATCGAACATTGCAATGGGAAATATATCATTATGGGTGATGCTGATGATAGTTATAACTTTCTTGAATTATCATTATTTATCGAACGATTACAGGCTGGTTATGATATGGTAATGGGAAACCGCTTTGCAGGTGGAATCACGAAAGGGGCTATGCCATGGCTTCATCGCTATGTCGGCAATCCGTTCTTGTCGTCCTTGGGGCGTTTTTTATTTAAGAATAATATTGGAGACTTCCATTGTGGTCTGAGAGCTTTCACGAAAAAATGCTATAACATTATTAACCCGCAGTGTAATGGTATGGAGTTTGCTTCTGAGCTTGTTGCCTTGGCTTCTATTCATCAGATGCGTATTTGTGAAATCCCGGTGATTCTCTATCCCGATGGTCGGAAACGCAGACCACATTTGCGTTCATGGCGAGATGGGTTCAGACACATGGTGTTGCTTTACAGTCTTTATCTACTGAGGAATTGA